The following are encoded in a window of Panicum virgatum strain AP13 chromosome 5N, P.virgatum_v5, whole genome shotgun sequence genomic DNA:
- the LOC120671923 gene encoding protein SOSEKI 2-like — protein MAVVLAGGGGSSSSRARAAEQARLPWREQEPRSPDMAAPPRRQRPARAAVVYYLSRNGHLEHPHFMEVALSCPDGLYLRDVIVRLDALRGKGMARMYSWASKRSYRNGFVWHDLADDDYIHPVIGREYVLKGTERLHPAAPPPPLLDAAAASSSSSGSQETPTSTSSARWEARGGPAHRKKSASSCGAADELGEYVVYKGEERAADAATQTEDDVGRGRGHPRRAKAPAAQDELSRADTSSPPTASTSPETLEALIKADGRVLAAVSGSGRARAPSVLMQLISCGSVSVQEAHASPVMPRAHRHHHRRARPPRPPASAAAAAVPSYRAKIVEDKEYFSGSIIETAKRSPDDGASQDMAVLRRSSSYNADRAIKLELAKEAGDLHDRCIPRKPKAKKEGYLVISCTAQGNNKG, from the exons ATGGCGGTGGTGttagcgggcggcggcggcagcagcagcagcagggcgaGAGCGGCGGAGCAGGCGAGGCTGCCGTGGCGGGAGCAGGAGCCGAGGAGCCCCGacatggccgcgccgccgcgccggcagaGGCCGGCGAGGGCAGCGGTCGTGTACTACCTCTCGAGGAACGGGCACCTCGAGCACCCGCACTTCATGGAGGTCGCGCTCTCCTGCCCCGACGGCCTCTACCTCCGAG ACGTGATCGTCCGGCTCGACGCGCTGAGGGGCAAGGGCATGGCGCGCATGTACTCGTGGGCGTCCAAGAG GAGCTACCGGAACGGGTTCGTGTGGCACGACCTGGCAGACGACGACTACATCCACCCGGTGATCGGCCGGGAGTACGTGCTCAAGGGCACCGAGCGCCTgcacccggcggcgccgccgcccccgctgctcgacgcggccgccgcgtcctcgtcctcgtcgggCTCGCAGGAGACGCCCACCTCGACGTCCTCCGCCAGGtgggaggcgcgcggcgggccGGCGCACCGGAAGAAGAGCGCCAGCTCGTGCGGAGCGGCCGATGAGCTCGGCGAGTACGTGGTGTACAAGGGCGAGGAGCGCGCCGCGGACGCCGCGACGCAGACCGAGGACGACgtcgggcgcggccgcggccacccGAGGCGCGCCAAGGCTCCCGCCGCGCAGGACGAGCTGAGCCGGGCGGATacgtcgtcgccgccgacggcgtCGACGAGCCCCGAGACGCTGGAGGCGCTGATCAAGGCGGACGGGCGCGTCCTGGCGGCCGTCAGCGGCAGCGGCCGGGCCCGGGCGCCGTCCGTGCTCATGCAGCTCATCTCGTGCGGGTCCGTGTCCGTGCAGGAAGCGCACGCCTCCCCGGTGATGCCGCGCgctcaccgccaccaccaccgccgcgcccgcccgccccgcccgccggcgtccgcggccgcggcggcggtcccGTCCTACCGCGCGAAGATCGTGGAGGACAAGGAGTACTTCAGCGGCAGCATCATCGAGACCGCGAAGCGCTCGCCGGACGACGGCGCGTCCCAGGACATGGCCGTCCTCCGTCGCTCGTCGTCGTACAACGCGGACAG GGCGATAAAGCTGGAGCTGGCCAAGGAGGCCGGGGACCTGCATGACCGCTGCATCCCGCGGAAGCCCAAGGCCAAGAAGGAAGGGTACCTGGTCATCTCCTGCACCGCGCAGGGGAATAACAAGGGATGA
- the LOC120674161 gene encoding 50S ribosomal protein L17-like yields MGNFRKLNRPAAHRVSMLRTMVSQLVKHERIETTVAKAKEVRRKADQMVQLGKEGTLDAARRAAAFVRGDDVVHKIFTELAYRYRDRAGGYTRLLRTKIRVGDAAEMAYIEFVDRENELREAKPATPQPPQRAPLDPWAKSRASQQWAGPKLTKNSASDGL; encoded by the exons aTGGGTAACTTCCGCAAGCTCAACCGCCCCGCCGCCCACCGCGTCTCCATGCTCAG GACGATGGTGTCGCAGCTGGTGAAGCACGAGCGCATCGAGACCACCGTCGCCAAG GCGAAGGAGGTGCGGCGGAAGGCGGATCAGATGGTGCAGCTCGGGAAGGAG GGCACTTTGGATGCGGCAAGACGTGCTGCTGCCTTTGTTCGAGGTGATGATGTTGTTCATAAGATATTCACAGAGCTGGCCTACCGCTACAG AGATCGAGCTGGCGGATACACAAGACTCTTACGCACCAAGATACGTGTTGGTGATGCTGCAGAAATGGCATACATCGA GTTCGTGGACAGGGAGAACGAGCTTCGAGAGGCCAAACCTGCAACCCCACAGCCGCCCCAACGAGCTCCTCTTGATCCATGGGCCAAGTCTCGGGCTAGCCAACAGTGGGCAGGACCTAAGCTCACCAAGAACTCTGCATCAGATGGCCTATGA
- the LOC120674160 gene encoding pentatricopeptide repeat-containing protein At5g42450, mitochondrial-like yields the protein MPHRDVVSATAAIGALTRRGRHRDALAMFSRVLADGIAPNEFTFGTVLRSATALRAPRVGAQLHACATKLGLCSNVFVGSALLDHYAKMGAMREAQGALEDTREPNVVSYTALIAGLLKNGMFNEADQLFRRMRERNLISWNAMIGGCSQAGLSEEAVNLFLEMCRAGVTPNESTFPCVLTSVANAGALGVGRSVHASAIKFLGNLDVYVGNSLVSFYARCGSLEDSVLAFKRMKQKNVVSWNALICGYAQNGRGEEALNTYKAMRATGLKPNNVTLLGLLFGCNHAGLVDEGYALFKAAEREQPGILKPEHYACVVDLLSRAKRFDDAKRFLEDLPFQPGIGFWKALIGGCQIHWNKELAESVARRIHELDPKDTSSYILLSNVYSAAGSWQSVSMIRREIKEKGLKRITGCSWIEVQDKVHVFFNGDCRHPQGEEIYAMLEACLYTREDDQHEQ from the coding sequence ATGCCGCACCGGGACGTCGTCTCGGCCACTGCCGCCATCGGCGCCCTCACCCGCCGCGGCCGGCACCGCGACGCCCTCGCCATGTTCTCCCGGGTGCTCGCCGACGGCATCGCGCCCAACGAGTTCACCTTCGGCACTGTCCTCCGCTCGGCCACCGCGCTGCGCGCCCCGCGCGTCGGCGCGCAGCTACACGCCTGCGCCACCAAGCTCGGCCTCTGCTCCAACGTCTTCGTCGGCAGCGCCCTCCTGGACCACTACGCCAAGATGGGCGCCATGAGGGAGGCCCAGGGCGCGCTGGAGGATACCCGTGAGCCGAACGTGGTCTCCTACACCGCCCTCATTGCCGGCTTGCTGAAGAACGGAATGTTCAATGAAGCAGACCAATTGTTCCGGCGCATGCGAGAGAGGAACCTGATCTCTTGGAACGCGATGATCGGTGGGTGTAGCCAAGCCGGGCTCAGCGAGGAAGCTGTTAATCTGTTCCTGGAAATGTGTCGAGCAGGTGTGACGCCGAACGAAAGCACCTTCCCCTGCGTGCTCACTTCTGTTGCCAATGCAGGGGCACTAGGCGTTGGTAGAAGTGTCCACGCATCGGCCATCAAGTTCTTGGGCAACCTTGACGTCTATGTGGGGAATTCTCTTGTGAGCTTCTATGCAAGGTGCGGTAGCTTGGAGGACAGTGTCCTGGCGTTCAAAAGGATGAAGCAAAAGAACGTGGTCTCATGGAATGCACTGATCTGCGGGTATGCACAGAATGGAAGGGGAGAGGAGGCCTTAAATACTTACAAGGCGATGAGAGCAACAGGCCTGAAGCCGAATAATGTCACTCTTCTCGGCTTGCTGTTTGGATGCAACCATGCCGGTCTGGTTGACGAGGGGTATGCGCTGTTCAAGGCTGCTGAGAGGGAACAACCCGGCATACTGAAGCCTGAGCATTATGCTTGTGTGGTTGATCTTCTATCTCGGGCAAAGCGGTTCGACGATGCCAAGAGGTTTCTTGAGGATCTTCCCTTTCAGCCGGGCATCGGGTTCTGGAAGGCACTGATAGGGGGTTGTCAGATTCACTGGAACAAGGAGCTAGCTGAGAGCGTTGCAAGGCGCATTCATGAATTGGATCCAAAGGACACATCTTCCTACATTCTTCTGTCAAATGTTTATTCTGCAGCAGGAAGCTGGCAAAGTGTTTCTATGATCAGGAGagagatcaaggagaaggggCTGAAGAGGATTACCGGCTGCAGTTGGATTGAAGTCCAGGACAAGGTCCATGTCTTCTTCAATGGAGACTGTAGACATCCTCAGGGTGAAGAAATTTACGCTATGCTTGAAGCATGCCTGTACACCAGGGAAGATGATCAACATGAACAATAA
- the LOC120675703 gene encoding oxygen-evolving enhancer protein 1, chloroplastic, whose translation MAASLQAAATLMQPAKIGGRASASLPSRQPSHVARAFGVDTGAARITCSLQSDIREVASKCVDAAKLAGFALATSALLVSGASAEGTPRRLTYDEIQSKTYMEVKGTGTANQCPTIDGGVESFPFKPGKYQMKKFCLEPTSFTVKAEGIAKNAPPEFQKTKLMTRLTYTLDEIEGPLEVGSDGALKFEEKDGIDYAAVTVQLPGGERVPFLFTVKQLVATGKPESFGGPFLVPSYRGSSFLDPKGRGGSTGYDNAVALPAGGRGDEEELVKENIKNAASSTGNITLSVTKSNPETGEVIGVFESVQPSDTDLGAKAPKDVKIQGIWYAQLES comes from the exons ATGGCAGCGTCACTCCAAGCCGCGGCCACCCTGATGCAGCCGGCCAAGATCGgcggccgcgcctccgcctcgctgcCGTCCCGTCAGCCGTCCCACGTCGCCAGGGcgttcggcgtcgacaccggcgcggCCAGGATCACGTGCTCCCTGCAGTCCGACATCAGGGAGGTCGCGAGCAAGTGCGTCGACGCCGCCAAGCTCGCCGGCTTCGCGCTCGCCACCTCGGCGCTCCTCGTCTCC GGCGCGAGCGCGGAGGGCACGCCCAGGAGGCTGACCTACGACGAGATCCAGAGCAAGACGTACATGGAGGTGAAGGGGACCGGCACGGCGAACCAGTGCCCGACCATCGACGGCGGTGTCGAGTCCTTCCCGTTCAAGCCCGGCAAGTACCAGATGAAGAAGTTCTGCCTGGAGCCGACGTCCTTCACCGTCAAGGCCGAGGGCATCGCCAAGAACGCGCCGCCCGAGTTCCAGAAGACCAAGCTCATGACCCGCCTCACCTACACGCTCGACGAGATCGAGGGCCCGCTCGAGGTCGGCTCCGACGGCGCCCTCAAGTTCGAGGAGAAGGACGGCATCGACTACGCCGCCGTCACCGTGCAGCTCCCGGGAGGCGAGCGCGTGCCCTTCCTCTTCACCGTCAAGCAGCTCGTCGCCACCGGCAAGCCCGAGAGCTTCGGCGGGCCCTTCCTCGTGCCGAGCTACCGTGGCTCTTCCTTCCTCGACCCCAAGGGCCGTGGTGGCTCCACCGGGTACGACAACGCCGTGGCGCTCCCCGCCGGAGGCAGAGGAGACGAGGAGGAGCTCGTGAAGGAGAACATCAAGAACGCCGCATCGTCGACGGGCAACATCACATTGAGCGTGACCAAGAGCAATCCGGAGACCGGCGAGGTCATCGGCGTCTTCGAGAGCGTGCAGCCGTCGGACACCGACCTCGGGGCCAAGGCGCCCAAGGATGTGAAGATCCAGGGGATCTGGTACGCGCAGCTCGAATCTTAG